One genomic window of Microbacterium testaceum StLB037 includes the following:
- a CDS encoding amidohydrolase family protein yields the protein MSVLPPPAMLPITCLRRVRPWGGDPVDIEMDAGVITAITPAGDRPIGAREFDGRGLLALPGIVNAHAHVDKSWWGLPWQSYGGEGTTEGRIRHERAEREALGIPSLERSAHVLRELVRHGTTAIRTHVDVDARLGLRGIEAVEEAAAAYEGALDVRIVAFPQDGILRRPGVLELLRDAATRPSVDAVGGLDPATIDRDPVGQIDAVTALAADTGVGVDIHLHDPADLGAFQIELLVDRAARLGLHGRVNIAHGFAVAQLEPARRRDLLAAMAEVGVTMTTVAPLRLPQLPLAELDAAGVRFAFGTDGIRDLWSPYGTGDTLGIAWQYARAAGLVRDEDLSRVARLATSAGAWAVGRDVHDLVEGARADIVLVDAENPMDALVRLPERALVVGGGRVLHVA from the coding sequence ATGAGCGTTCTCCCCCCGCCCGCCATGCTCCCGATCACCTGTCTGCGCCGCGTGCGGCCGTGGGGTGGGGATCCGGTCGACATCGAGATGGATGCCGGAGTCATCACCGCCATCACCCCCGCGGGCGACCGGCCCATCGGTGCGCGGGAGTTCGACGGGCGCGGGCTGCTCGCCCTCCCCGGCATCGTGAACGCCCACGCGCACGTCGACAAGTCGTGGTGGGGTCTCCCCTGGCAGTCGTACGGGGGTGAGGGCACCACGGAGGGGCGCATCCGCCACGAGCGGGCCGAGCGCGAGGCCCTCGGCATCCCGTCGCTCGAGCGCTCCGCCCACGTCCTCCGCGAGCTGGTGCGCCACGGGACCACGGCGATCCGCACGCACGTCGACGTCGACGCCCGGCTCGGGCTGCGGGGGATCGAGGCGGTCGAGGAGGCCGCCGCAGCCTACGAGGGCGCTCTCGACGTGCGGATCGTCGCGTTCCCCCAGGACGGGATCCTGCGCCGCCCCGGCGTCCTGGAGCTGCTGCGGGATGCCGCGACCCGGCCGAGCGTGGACGCCGTCGGCGGTCTCGACCCGGCGACCATCGACCGCGACCCCGTCGGGCAGATCGACGCGGTCACCGCGCTCGCCGCCGACACGGGCGTCGGTGTCGACATCCACCTGCACGACCCCGCCGACCTCGGCGCCTTCCAGATCGAGCTGCTCGTCGACCGCGCCGCGCGGCTCGGTCTGCACGGACGCGTGAACATCGCGCACGGCTTCGCCGTCGCCCAGCTGGAGCCCGCCCGTCGTCGCGACCTGCTGGCCGCGATGGCGGAGGTCGGGGTCACCATGACCACGGTCGCGCCCCTCCGGCTCCCGCAGCTGCCGCTCGCCGAGCTCGACGCGGCCGGCGTGCGGTTCGCGTTCGGCACCGACGGTATCCGCGACCTGTGGAGCCCTTACGGAACGGGCGACACCCTCGGCATCGCGTGGCAGTACGCGCGGGCCGCGGGCCTCGTGCGCGACGAAGACCTGTCGCGGGTCGCGCGTCTCGCGACGAGCGCCGGCGCCTGGGCGGTCGGGCGCGACGTGCACGATCTCGTCGAGGGAGCGCGGGCCGACATCGTGCTCGTGGATGCCGAGAACCCGATGGACGCCCTCGTGCGCCTCCCCGAGCGGGCCCTGGTCGTCGGCGGCGGGCGGGTGCTGCACGTGGCGTGA
- a CDS encoding Sir2 family NAD-dependent protein deacetylase — protein sequence MTDTTKDADSLASIDRAVEVLAGRRIAVLTGAGVSTDSGIPDYRGKGAPTRTPMTVQQFLSSAEARRRYWVGSHLGWKVFAAAEPNDGHRALADLEAAGVSNGVVTQNVDGLHVRAGSGRVVELHGTMRRIGCLHCGQIFDRRDLAERIEAENPWIVAPENVELGPDGDVAPASADGFVVPVCSVCGGTLKPDVVFFGEYIPVEKFREAEQLVHASDALVIAGSSLVVNSGIRLVERARRRRLPVVIINRGETRADRRAAVKIDGGTTPVLRAFAERLPGLL from the coding sequence ATGACCGACACGACGAAGGATGCCGATTCCCTGGCATCCATCGATCGGGCCGTCGAGGTTCTCGCGGGGCGCCGGATCGCCGTCCTGACCGGTGCCGGTGTGTCGACGGATTCAGGGATCCCGGACTACCGCGGCAAGGGCGCTCCCACGCGGACGCCGATGACGGTGCAGCAGTTCCTCTCCAGTGCCGAGGCCCGACGACGGTACTGGGTCGGCAGCCACCTCGGCTGGAAGGTCTTCGCCGCGGCGGAGCCCAACGACGGACACCGCGCGCTCGCCGACCTGGAGGCGGCGGGAGTGTCCAACGGCGTGGTCACGCAGAACGTCGACGGACTCCACGTGCGCGCGGGGAGCGGCCGCGTGGTCGAGCTGCACGGCACGATGCGTCGCATCGGGTGCCTGCACTGCGGGCAGATCTTCGATCGCCGCGACCTCGCGGAACGCATCGAGGCCGAGAACCCCTGGATCGTCGCCCCCGAGAACGTCGAGTTGGGTCCGGACGGCGACGTCGCGCCCGCCTCGGCCGACGGCTTCGTCGTCCCCGTGTGCTCGGTGTGCGGGGGCACGCTCAAACCCGATGTCGTGTTCTTCGGCGAGTACATCCCGGTCGAGAAGTTCCGCGAGGCCGAGCAGCTGGTGCACGCGAGCGACGCCCTCGTCATCGCCGGTTCGTCTCTGGTCGTGAACTCCGGCATCCGTCTCGTGGAGCGCGCGCGCCGTCGCCGCCTGCCCGTGGTCATCATCAATCGCGGCGAGACCCGCGCCGACCGCCGCGCGGCGGTGAAGATCGACGGGGGCACGACCCCAGTGCTGCGCGCGTTCGCGGAGCGGCTCCCGGGATTGCTCTGA
- a CDS encoding PaaX family transcriptional regulator C-terminal domain-containing protein, whose protein sequence is MRPRSLVFTLFGDYFRYCGAGEVPLRGLSDVLQLFDIEPATTRVVMSRLRAEGWFETRRDGRLTTYLLSPKAWELLDEGRERIFRHVSGEWGGEWTLIATRAGDRSARDEVRKHLTWLGFGQLQPAIWIAPGDRAAAARELMDANGVGSDVFLSRTGDLARDRSIAARGWDLPALDAHYGAFVAQHDTPTTEETDAALIARVRLTDDYRRFPFTDPDLPATLLPEGWNAPRAHAVFVRRHGELRTGATAAIERLTGMTVSGAHRAFLEGGAVGYTRGE, encoded by the coding sequence ATGCGACCCCGCTCCCTCGTGTTCACGCTCTTCGGGGACTACTTCCGGTACTGCGGCGCGGGCGAGGTGCCGCTGCGCGGTCTCAGCGACGTGCTGCAGCTCTTCGACATCGAACCGGCCACCACCCGGGTGGTGATGTCGCGCCTGCGCGCCGAGGGCTGGTTCGAGACCCGTCGCGACGGACGACTCACCACGTATCTGCTGTCGCCGAAGGCCTGGGAGCTGCTCGACGAGGGGCGCGAGCGCATCTTCCGTCACGTGTCGGGCGAATGGGGCGGGGAGTGGACGCTCATCGCGACCCGCGCGGGCGATCGCTCCGCCCGCGACGAGGTGCGCAAGCACCTCACCTGGCTCGGTTTCGGGCAGCTCCAACCGGCCATCTGGATCGCCCCCGGTGACCGAGCCGCTGCCGCTCGTGAGCTGATGGATGCCAACGGCGTGGGCTCCGACGTCTTCCTCAGCCGCACCGGCGACCTCGCCCGCGATCGCTCGATCGCCGCACGCGGGTGGGACCTCCCCGCGCTCGACGCGCATTACGGCGCATTCGTCGCGCAGCACGACACGCCCACGACCGAGGAGACGGACGCCGCCCTGATCGCGCGGGTTCGCCTCACCGACGACTATCGCCGATTCCCCTTCACCGACCCCGACCTCCCGGCCACCTTGCTCCCTGAGGGGTGGAATGCGCCGCGCGCCCACGCCGTCTTCGTCCGCCGGCACGGCGAGCTCCGGACCGGTGCGACGGCGGCGATCGAGCGCCTCACCGGCATGACCGTGAGCGGCGCGCACCGGGCATTCCTCGAGGGGGGAGCGGTCGGCTACACGCGCGGCGAGTGA
- a CDS encoding FAD-dependent monooxygenase — MRIAIIGGGPGGLLFAALAARKIPDAHVDLFERNRADEAFGFGVVFSDATQSGVDAADSALRETLDASGVRWDAIRVTAKGETMTFGGNGMGAVLRKDLLAALQRRAREAGAHLHFSTPRRADELGEYDVIVAADGANSLTRAAIGDDTLGVTYETAAAKFIWFATDAPFEGLTFLHTLADGLPDDVPGVFAAHAYPIGGGLSTFIVETDEDTWRAAGLDGFDHSTPPGPSDEHSRTRLEEIFAPLIGSARLIGNNSRWGNFRTIRAARWHHGNVALLGDAVHTAHFSVGSGTKMSLEDAIALADALAAHPDDIDGAFRAYESVRQPLVARIQGAARPSLSWWENFGTYFHAFEPWQFGFHFFSRALPAAKIARRDPEAVARALERWETLHGAPPLESAVTGLLDRRVVGRDALPPVVTVAVGEGIRPDDAVREALASHRDATAVLVTGGSALDRQLTAEAARLRHGVAAILDEPDCDEDRAMTLVLSGRADAVLR, encoded by the coding sequence ATGCGTATCGCGATCATCGGAGGCGGCCCCGGCGGGCTGCTGTTCGCCGCCCTGGCCGCGCGGAAGATCCCCGACGCCCACGTCGACCTGTTCGAACGCAACCGCGCCGACGAGGCGTTCGGCTTCGGCGTCGTGTTCTCCGACGCCACGCAGAGCGGGGTGGATGCCGCCGACTCGGCCCTGCGAGAGACCCTCGACGCGTCGGGGGTGCGGTGGGATGCCATCCGCGTCACCGCCAAGGGCGAGACGATGACGTTCGGTGGCAACGGTATGGGAGCCGTCCTGCGCAAGGATCTCCTCGCGGCCCTTCAGCGGCGAGCGCGGGAGGCCGGAGCCCACCTGCACTTCTCCACGCCGCGCCGCGCCGACGAGCTCGGCGAGTACGACGTGATCGTCGCCGCCGACGGGGCGAACTCGCTGACCCGCGCCGCCATCGGCGACGACACGCTCGGAGTGACGTACGAGACGGCCGCCGCGAAGTTCATCTGGTTCGCCACCGACGCCCCCTTCGAGGGGCTCACCTTCCTGCACACCCTCGCCGACGGCCTGCCCGACGACGTGCCCGGTGTCTTCGCCGCGCACGCCTACCCGATCGGGGGCGGCCTGTCGACGTTCATCGTGGAGACCGACGAAGACACCTGGCGCGCGGCCGGACTCGACGGGTTCGACCACTCCACGCCCCCGGGCCCGAGCGACGAGCACAGTCGGACCCGGCTGGAGGAGATCTTCGCCCCGCTCATCGGGAGCGCACGCCTGATCGGCAACAACTCGCGCTGGGGGAACTTCCGCACGATCCGGGCCGCCCGCTGGCACCACGGCAACGTCGCCCTGCTCGGCGACGCCGTGCACACCGCCCACTTCTCGGTCGGCAGCGGGACGAAGATGTCGCTCGAGGACGCCATCGCCCTCGCGGACGCGCTCGCCGCGCACCCCGACGACATCGACGGGGCGTTCCGGGCATACGAGAGCGTGCGACAGCCTCTGGTGGCCCGCATCCAGGGCGCCGCGCGACCGAGCCTGTCGTGGTGGGAGAACTTCGGAACGTACTTCCACGCGTTCGAGCCCTGGCAGTTCGGCTTCCACTTCTTCTCGCGCGCCCTCCCCGCGGCGAAGATCGCGCGGCGCGACCCCGAGGCCGTCGCGCGGGCCCTCGAACGGTGGGAGACGCTCCACGGCGCCCCGCCGCTGGAGTCCGCCGTGACCGGGCTGCTGGATCGACGCGTGGTCGGGCGCGACGCCCTCCCGCCGGTCGTCACGGTCGCGGTGGGTGAGGGCATCCGTCCCGACGACGCGGTGCGCGAGGCCCTCGCCTCGCACCGCGACGCGACAGCGGTGCTCGTCACCGGCGGGAGCGCCCTCGACCGCCAGCTCACCGCCGAGGCGGCGCGGCTGCGTCACGGCGTGGCGGCGATCCTCGACGAGCCCGATTGCGACGAGGATCGTGCCATGACCCTGGTGCTGTCGGGCCGCGCGGATGCGGTGCTGCGATGA
- a CDS encoding (2,3-dihydroxybenzoyl)adenylate synthase, whose protein sequence is MKTREGTTPWPTEVADRYRAEGLWQGRTLGDAFAAAASRHPERIALVNGDLSLTYAEVHDRVEACAARLIERGLAPDDRVVVQLPNHWTFVVLTLACLRVGVVPVMALPAHREHELRHLISASEAVALVTPDTLRDFDHLALARALRASSPTVREVIVLGDVTDQPDTVSLTALCAPSDDATRGRTLPTPDAADVAVFLLSGGTTGLPKLIARTHDDYLCNILLTSPPAAVDRDTVYLATLPMGHNFPLACPGILGTLLAGGTVVPLGSPRPERAFAAIERYGVTHTAAVPAVVASWLDHAGAVGFDALRSLRVLQVGGARLADELAERVVRGLPGTLQQVFGMAEGLINVTRLDDPVEVVVGTQGRPVSPFDEVRVVDETTGREVAPGEPGVLLTRGPYTPRGYYDAPEANARSFTPDGFYITGDIVRQRPDGNLVVEGRSKDMINRGGENISAEEVENLVYGLAAVRLAAAVAMPHDTLGETVCLFAVLHDGHALDLGSVRAHFDRAGVAAFKRPDHLVTVDELPLTKVGKIDKKALRERLAAERTTELAASDGLVR, encoded by the coding sequence ATGAAGACACGCGAGGGGACGACGCCCTGGCCGACCGAGGTCGCCGACCGCTACCGCGCCGAAGGGCTGTGGCAGGGTCGCACGCTCGGCGACGCGTTCGCCGCGGCCGCTTCCCGGCATCCTGAACGCATCGCCCTGGTCAACGGCGACCTGTCCCTCACCTACGCCGAGGTGCACGACCGGGTCGAGGCGTGCGCCGCGCGCCTGATCGAGCGGGGCCTCGCCCCCGACGACCGCGTGGTCGTGCAACTGCCGAACCACTGGACGTTCGTCGTGCTGACGCTGGCGTGCCTGCGGGTCGGGGTCGTGCCCGTCATGGCGCTGCCGGCCCACCGTGAGCACGAACTACGGCACTTGATCTCGGCATCCGAAGCCGTCGCCCTGGTCACTCCCGACACCCTGCGCGACTTCGATCACCTGGCCCTCGCCCGCGCGCTGCGCGCGTCGAGCCCGACGGTGCGGGAGGTCATCGTCCTGGGTGACGTCACCGACCAGCCCGACACCGTGAGCCTCACCGCCCTGTGCGCGCCGTCCGACGATGCCACCCGCGGCCGGACGCTTCCGACTCCGGATGCCGCCGACGTCGCCGTGTTCCTCCTGTCGGGCGGCACGACGGGCCTGCCGAAACTCATCGCCCGCACGCACGACGACTACCTCTGCAACATCCTGCTGACCTCTCCGCCCGCGGCGGTCGACCGCGACACCGTGTATCTGGCGACCCTGCCGATGGGACACAACTTTCCACTCGCGTGTCCCGGCATCCTGGGCACCCTCCTCGCCGGCGGCACCGTCGTCCCTCTCGGCTCCCCCCGACCCGAACGCGCCTTCGCGGCGATCGAACGGTACGGCGTGACCCATACCGCCGCGGTGCCCGCTGTCGTCGCCTCGTGGCTCGATCACGCCGGTGCCGTCGGGTTCGATGCGCTCCGGAGCCTGCGCGTGCTGCAGGTGGGCGGGGCGCGGCTGGCCGATGAACTGGCCGAACGTGTCGTGCGCGGGCTCCCGGGAACGCTGCAGCAGGTGTTCGGCATGGCCGAGGGACTCATCAACGTCACGCGCCTCGACGACCCGGTCGAGGTCGTCGTCGGCACGCAGGGTCGGCCCGTGTCGCCCTTCGACGAGGTGCGCGTGGTCGATGAGACGACCGGCCGAGAGGTCGCTCCGGGCGAGCCCGGCGTGCTGCTGACGCGCGGTCCGTACACGCCGCGGGGGTACTACGACGCCCCCGAGGCCAACGCGCGATCCTTCACCCCCGACGGCTTCTACATCACCGGAGACATCGTGCGCCAGCGCCCCGACGGCAATCTCGTCGTCGAGGGACGCAGCAAAGACATGATCAACCGCGGGGGTGAGAACATCTCCGCCGAAGAGGTCGAGAACCTCGTGTACGGACTCGCGGCGGTGCGTCTGGCGGCCGCGGTGGCCATGCCGCACGACACCCTCGGCGAGACGGTGTGCCTGTTCGCGGTGCTGCACGACGGGCACGCTCTCGACCTCGGCTCGGTGCGCGCACACTTCGACCGCGCGGGAGTTGCGGCGTTCAAGCGTCCCGACCACCTCGTCACGGTCGATGAGCTGCCCCTGACGAAGGTCGGCAAGATCGACAAGAAGGCGCTGAGGGAGCGGCTCGCCGCCGAACGCACGACCGAACTCGCGGCATCCGACGGGCTCGTTCGATGA
- a CDS encoding flavin reductase family protein encodes MFIDAADLSPADTYRLLVGSVVPRPIAWVTSGRDPVNLAPFSSFTWVSQHPAMLGFTVNRRANGRKDTIRNIEEHGEFVVNVADEAMLEALHASSEWMPPDVGEADRLGLALAPSRVIGIPGLADAPVRMECRYHSTTAFSPTGGEFVVGTVVGWTVRDDVVRIGSTGAAGIDTELLRPIGRLAGPRYTPLGEVVELPPVPGG; translated from the coding sequence ATGTTCATCGACGCCGCCGATCTCTCCCCCGCCGACACCTACCGTCTGCTCGTCGGCTCGGTCGTCCCGCGCCCCATCGCGTGGGTGACGAGCGGGCGCGACCCGGTGAACCTCGCCCCGTTCAGCTCGTTCACGTGGGTGAGCCAGCATCCGGCGATGCTCGGATTCACCGTCAACCGGCGCGCGAACGGACGCAAGGACACGATCCGCAACATCGAGGAGCACGGCGAGTTCGTCGTGAACGTCGCCGACGAGGCGATGCTCGAGGCGCTGCACGCGAGTTCGGAATGGATGCCGCCGGATGTCGGCGAGGCCGACCGCCTCGGCCTCGCGCTCGCCCCGTCGCGGGTCATCGGCATCCCGGGCCTCGCAGACGCCCCGGTACGTATGGAGTGCCGCTACCACTCCACGACGGCGTTCAGCCCGACCGGCGGCGAGTTCGTCGTGGGCACGGTCGTGGGCTGGACGGTGCGCGACGACGTCGTGCGCATCGGGTCGACGGGCGCGGCCGGCATCGACACCGAGCTCCTGCGCCCGATCGGTCGTCTCGCCGGCCCGCGCTACACCCCGCTCGGAGAGGTGGTGGAGCTGCCGCCGGTGCCGGGCGGGTGA
- a CDS encoding maleylpyruvate isomerase family mycothiol-dependent enzyme yields MTGQEPSAPTPRALTPEEEALRERQGAGARYDAPAAPHAHLDLARRGTAYFARRLMQLDDDDLDAPSLLPGWTRRHLVAHVGYNARAVARLVEWARTGVENRMYASDTQRWDEIVLGATLPTRALRHLVDHAAVHLDVEWRDLSDERWDAEVITAQGRTVPARETAWMRAKEVWVHAVDLDNGGSFLDFPPEMIDGVIADVLRAWTRRGEPGAVVLRATDRDAAPGEYGAGGPIVEGAAADLARWLAGRGARRLRVAGGGELPEIARWF; encoded by the coding sequence GTGACCGGCCAGGAGCCCAGCGCTCCGACCCCGCGCGCCCTGACCCCCGAGGAGGAAGCGCTGCGCGAGAGGCAGGGTGCGGGGGCGCGCTACGACGCTCCGGCGGCCCCGCACGCGCACCTCGACCTCGCGCGCCGCGGTACCGCGTACTTCGCCCGACGGCTCATGCAGCTCGACGACGACGACCTCGACGCACCGAGCCTGCTGCCCGGGTGGACGCGCCGGCACCTCGTCGCGCACGTCGGCTACAACGCCCGCGCCGTCGCCCGCCTCGTCGAGTGGGCGCGCACCGGTGTCGAGAACCGCATGTACGCCTCCGACACGCAGCGATGGGACGAGATCGTGCTCGGTGCGACCCTGCCCACCCGCGCGCTGCGGCACCTCGTCGACCACGCCGCGGTCCACCTCGACGTCGAGTGGCGCGATCTGAGCGACGAACGGTGGGATGCCGAGGTCATCACCGCGCAGGGACGCACGGTGCCCGCGCGGGAGACGGCGTGGATGCGCGCCAAAGAGGTGTGGGTGCACGCGGTCGACCTCGACAACGGCGGATCGTTCCTGGACTTTCCGCCCGAGATGATCGACGGGGTCATCGCCGACGTGCTGCGCGCCTGGACGCGACGCGGCGAGCCCGGCGCCGTCGTCCTGCGCGCCACCGACCGCGACGCCGCGCCGGGGGAGTACGGCGCGGGCGGCCCGATCGTCGAGGGCGCCGCCGCCGACCTGGCGCGATGGCTCGCCGGCCGCGGCGCGCGCCGGCTGCGGGTCGCGGGCGGCGGGGAGTTGCCGGAGATCGCGCGCTGGTTCTGA
- a CDS encoding fumarylacetoacetate hydrolase family protein has product MKLLTLRWKGGTAAARVDGDRAVVLERFADVGEVLRAGAPSAVATLEGPVIDLDAVDYAPVILAPSKIVCVGLNYRAHILEMKRDLPEYPVLFAKFADTLAAAGEQIALPSESPEIDWEGELAVVIGSIVRRASAEQAEDAIAGYTIANDVSMRDWQFRTREWLQGKMWERSTPLGPVLATPEEIPSDARMTTTVDGVPKQVGDIHDLVHGPVDLVRYVSTITTLRPGDVILTGTPGGVGHAREPREYLASGSVVEVAIDGIGTLRNRFAAEEP; this is encoded by the coding sequence ATGAAACTGCTGACCCTGCGCTGGAAGGGTGGCACCGCCGCCGCCCGGGTGGACGGCGACCGGGCCGTCGTCCTCGAGCGGTTCGCCGACGTGGGCGAGGTGCTGCGCGCCGGTGCGCCCTCGGCCGTGGCCACCCTCGAGGGACCGGTGATCGACCTGGATGCCGTCGACTACGCGCCCGTGATCCTCGCGCCGAGCAAGATCGTGTGCGTGGGGCTGAACTACCGCGCGCACATCCTCGAGATGAAGCGCGACCTGCCCGAGTACCCGGTGCTGTTCGCCAAGTTCGCCGACACGCTCGCCGCAGCCGGCGAGCAGATCGCCCTGCCCTCGGAGAGTCCCGAGATCGACTGGGAGGGCGAGCTCGCCGTCGTCATCGGCTCGATCGTGCGCCGAGCGTCGGCCGAGCAGGCGGAGGATGCCATCGCCGGCTACACGATCGCGAACGACGTCTCGATGCGCGACTGGCAGTTCCGTACCCGCGAGTGGCTGCAGGGCAAGATGTGGGAGCGCTCGACCCCGCTCGGCCCGGTGCTCGCCACCCCCGAGGAGATCCCCTCCGATGCGCGGATGACCACGACCGTCGACGGGGTCCCGAAGCAGGTGGGCGACATCCACGACCTCGTCCACGGTCCCGTCGACCTCGTGCGGTACGTCTCGACCATCACGACGCTGCGTCCCGGCGACGTCATCCTCACCGGAACCCCGGGAGGCGTCGGCCACGCCCGCGAACCGCGCGAGTATCTGGCATCCGGAAGCGTGGTCGAGGTCGCCATCGATGGGATCGGAACCCTGCGCAACCGTTTCGCGGCGGAGGAACCGTGA
- a CDS encoding cupin domain-containing protein produces the protein MSETVTPVENAMQPEDTPELRALYRGFEENHLIPLWTQLDDLMPQTPQPRAVPWVWRWSALRPLAERAGDLVPVGRGGERRAIGLANPGLNGRAYISPTLWAAIQQLGPRETAPEHRHSQNAFRFVTSGEGVWTVVNGDPVRMSRGDFLLTPGWHFHGHHNETDESMTWIDGLDIPFAYQMDSGFFEFGSERVTDEATPNFSRSERLWAHPGLLPLAGLRRTVSSPIGAYRWEHTDAALTDQLLLEGEGMPATVGPGHAAVRFSNPTTGGDVMPTIRAQFHRLREGAATPVRQEVGSNVYQVFEGTGRVLLGDTEHTVEHGDIFVVPSWCRFRVQAETRLDLFHFSDTPLFEGLGLYREFEEESDR, from the coding sequence ATGAGCGAGACCGTGACCCCGGTCGAGAACGCGATGCAGCCCGAGGACACCCCCGAGCTGCGCGCGCTGTACCGCGGATTCGAGGAGAACCACCTCATTCCGCTGTGGACGCAGCTCGACGACCTCATGCCCCAGACCCCGCAGCCGAGAGCGGTGCCGTGGGTGTGGCGCTGGAGTGCGCTGCGGCCGCTGGCGGAGCGCGCGGGCGACCTCGTTCCCGTCGGGCGCGGGGGAGAGCGGCGCGCCATCGGCCTCGCGAACCCCGGCCTGAACGGGCGCGCGTACATCTCGCCGACGCTGTGGGCGGCGATCCAGCAACTCGGGCCGCGGGAGACGGCTCCCGAGCACCGGCACTCGCAGAACGCGTTCCGCTTCGTCACCTCGGGCGAGGGCGTGTGGACCGTCGTCAACGGCGACCCTGTGCGCATGAGCCGCGGCGACTTCCTGCTCACCCCGGGCTGGCACTTCCACGGCCACCACAACGAGACCGACGAGTCGATGACGTGGATCGACGGCCTCGACATCCCCTTCGCGTACCAGATGGACTCGGGATTCTTCGAGTTCGGCTCCGAACGGGTGACGGATGAGGCGACCCCCAACTTCTCACGCTCGGAGCGCCTGTGGGCGCACCCCGGTCTGCTGCCGCTCGCGGGACTGCGTCGCACCGTCTCGAGCCCGATCGGCGCCTACCGCTGGGAGCACACCGACGCCGCGCTCACCGACCAGCTGCTGCTGGAGGGGGAGGGGATGCCGGCCACCGTCGGCCCCGGCCACGCCGCCGTGCGCTTCTCCAACCCCACGACCGGGGGCGATGTCATGCCCACCATCCGGGCGCAGTTCCATCGCTTGCGCGAGGGTGCGGCGACGCCGGTGCGGCAGGAGGTCGGTTCGAACGTCTACCAGGTGTTCGAGGGCACCGGGCGCGTTCTGCTGGGTGATACGGAGCACACCGTCGAGCACGGCGACATCTTCGTCGTGCCGAGCTGGTGCCGCTTCCGCGTGCAGGCCGAGACGCGCCTGGACCTGTTCCACTTCAGCGACACGCCCCTGTTCGAGGGCCTGGGGCTGTACCGCGAGTTCGAAGAGGAGAGCGATCGATGA
- a CDS encoding alpha/beta fold hydrolase, whose product MSELEHHETTSSDGTPLAYFRRGSGPALVVTHGSIATKEQWIPASEALAEHVTLYVYDRRGRGGSGDAADYSLAQEVADIAAMREVAGPGAHLLGHSFGALATLAYVREHGLGGGTLIAYEPPLAVQGPVAGERLPGYRELVDAGDLDAALEYALVNFVRVPAEAIPFIRETPIWGASVPLTPTWVRELAEIDALGSDLSPYADIHDPTHLIAGTATTSFLYQSAHDLARIIPDAEITDIDGADHFAHLADPQGFARVVVDALDTAAVAR is encoded by the coding sequence ATGTCCGAACTCGAGCACCACGAGACCACCTCGTCCGACGGAACGCCCCTCGCGTACTTCCGCCGCGGCAGCGGGCCGGCTCTCGTCGTCACGCACGGGAGCATCGCCACGAAGGAGCAGTGGATCCCTGCCAGCGAGGCGCTCGCCGAGCACGTGACCCTGTACGTCTACGACCGCCGCGGCCGCGGCGGCAGCGGAGACGCCGCCGACTACTCCCTCGCGCAGGAGGTCGCCGACATCGCGGCGATGAGGGAGGTCGCCGGCCCCGGAGCACACCTGCTCGGCCACTCGTTCGGCGCGCTGGCCACCCTCGCCTACGTGCGGGAGCACGGCCTGGGCGGGGGCACCCTGATCGCGTACGAACCGCCGCTCGCCGTCCAGGGCCCGGTCGCGGGCGAACGCCTGCCCGGGTATCGGGAGCTGGTGGATGCCGGAGACCTCGACGCCGCCCTCGAGTACGCGCTCGTGAACTTCGTGCGCGTGCCGGCGGAAGCCATCCCGTTCATCCGCGAGACGCCGATCTGGGGCGCGAGCGTGCCGCTCACCCCCACCTGGGTGCGCGAGCTGGCCGAGATCGACGCGCTCGGGAGCGACCTCTCGCCGTACGCCGACATCCACGACCCGACCCACCTCATCGCGGGAACGGCGACCACGTCGTTCCTCTACCAGTCCGCGCACGACCTGGCACGGATCATCCCGGATGCCGAGATCACCGACATCGACGGCGCCGATCATTTCGCGCACCTCGCCGATCCGCAGGGCTTCGCCCGGGTCGTCGTGGACGCGCTCGACACCGCGGCCGTCGCCCGCTGA